The window TTATACCAGCGGGCAATCTTGCGCATAATCGTGCGGAAGTCATCATTGCCGAACATGAACTCATTATTCTTCCAGGCTACCACTTCCTCGGTATCGGCATTGCGGATTTCAATACCGGTAGCTGTTAACACCGATTGGTCGCCGGGTTTCAATATCTTATGTTCGTTATGCAATCCCTTTACCTGAACGCTCCCTTCAAGCAAAGTGGTTTTTGTTGTAGGTTCATCAGCATAGGAATTAATATTGAAATGTGTGCCCAAAACCTGCACCTCCTGTTGAGCTGTTTTGACGATGAAAGGATGTGTTTTGTCTTTCGCCACCTGAAAATAAGCTTCGCCGGTTAAAGTTACCCTGCGTTGTGAAGCCGAGGCAAACGATGCCGGATATTTCAGTGATGATGCGGCATTTAACCAAACATCTGTACCATCCGGCAACCGTACCTGATAAGTTTCCCCCCTTGCGGTGGTTAAAATATTGATCATATTGCTATTTTCAGTATTATCCTGTACCTCATAAACGATCTGCCCATTGGCCGTCTTACTAATCTTTACCCCTGCTTCTTTGGCGAGCACTCCTTTGATCGCGTCGGATAAGAAGATCTTGCGCCCGTTTGCTAATGTCAGCATGGCTGTATTTTTTCCGGGAGCCACATCATTTTGAGCGATCTTATTATTTACAATTGGTTTATTAACTTGCTGGTAAAAATAAAACCCAACACCAAGGGTGGCTGCAATTGATGCGGCAACACTAATTCTTTTTAACCAATTGTTTTTATGAGGTAGTTCTTCCTTTTCCCAAATAGCACTTTCCGTCTTTACTTTATTAAAAACCTTATCCCAGCGTTCATTGTCATAGTCATCCTGTAACTCTGTAGCTTGTAAATTTTCAAGCAGGGCGTTTTTCATTTCATCATCATGTTCTCCCTCTGCAACCATTTTAAATAACTGCTTTACTTCCTCCGGTGAAGCAGTACCACCAGTGTATTTTTCGAATAATATTTTAATAAGCGTAGAATTGTTACTCATAACTTTATAGGTTATTTTCCTGTACGTTTTCCGTTTATACAGATGAGACGATCACCGGACAATAGTGGACTATCCGAAAAAAAAGATTTTTGAAAAAAATTGAATTGTGTTTTTATTTGCTTGTCAAAAGCACAAAAACTGCAACCGAAAATACACTGGCGCGTTTTTCTGTAAACATGCGAATAGATTTTAATGCTGTGACTAATTGATTCTTTACCGTATTGCGGGAAATATTCAGTCGTTCGGCGATCTGCTCATGGGTCAGCCCCTCGTTCCTGCTGAGGTGATAGATTAGTTTGCGTTGTTCAGGTAAGGCAGAAACTGCCATTTCTATAATGGCTGCGCTTTCCCTGAAAATAACCCGTTCTTCAGTATCGTTGGTTAATTCTGTTGAACGATAGGCAATCTTGTCCATCAGCTTCGCATTGTTAGCTATCTTTTTTAGATAGTCTAAGGTTTTGTTGGTAGCGATATTGAACAGATAAGATGTAGGGTGTTTGACCTCTTCCAGCAAGTGCCTGTTCATCCAAAGCTGGACAAAAATATCCTGAATGATTTCTTCAGCCAATTCCGGTGAGCGAACCATTTTGTCGACAAATGGGGAAAGCCGTTTGTTATAATGGTGATAAATCGTTTCAAACGCAGATTCGTTGCCCTTTGCCAATTCTGCAAAGAGCGCCGTCTCATTTATCAGTTTGTAAATGGTGTTCGCCATTGATAACTTTTGCCTTATTTTCTATTACTATCCTGAATTTAATCGTAATAGCCTTCAATATTACTTAATTATTTGATAATTGTTAAATTAAGGCAAGTAAAAGTATTGACGCCGGCTAAAAAGCTGAAATATTCGCTTTGAATCAGTCAACATCATAGTTGTATTATATAATATGTGAGCTACGCTAATGTTTTGTTGCTTAAATTAAAGGGATATGCTTTTTTTTAGCTATTTTCTATTGCCATAGTTTAGAAACCGCGTGTTTTATTTTTATTTATCAGGATTGGTAAAACAGGGATAAAATATCCTTCCGTTCAGGGGCGAGTTATGGAATAAAAATTTCCTTATCCGCCTCGGATCATCTCGGAGTTTTCTGACGTTCGGAGCCCTCACCTTTGTTATGTAATTCTCCAAATACAGAATTACATCAATATGTTTTTACAGCAATTTAGAATTATGTAACATGGGAAAGATTATCACGATTGCTCACCAAAAGGGTGGAGTAGGAAAAAGTACGATGGCCATAAACCTGGCTTTATGTTTTCAGGATCAGTTAAAGGTTGCTTTGGTCGATTCAGATTTACAAGGCAGTATATATCATGTTAAGGACGATTTTCCGGGATTGGAAATTCTGTCGGCCGAGCAGGTCAGCGTTGTACCTGAGCTGAATTATGATCTCGTTATTATCGACACTCCCCCTTATTTATCCAATAAGCTGGCTGATCTTTTTTCAATTTCGGATTTTGTGCTTGTTCCAACTAAAGCGGGCTTCTTTGATGTCATGGCGATTCGTGCTACGGTGGCATTGATCAAATTTGCGCAGGCTAAAAACACAGCGTTGAAAGCCGGAATCGTTTTAAATATGATCAAGCCGCGCTCCGGCGTAACGAAGGACGTAACAGCGTTGTTAAAAAGCCTTGGTACTCCATTACTGAGCACTATGGTACATGACCGGGTCAGCATTACCAGATCTTCAATAACGGGAGGTGTGTTGCATGGCACTGATGCTAAAGCCAAAGAAGAGATCATTTTACTGGCCGAGGAAATAATCAACCTGATCAGTACATAAGTCTACAATTATGTAAATATAGCTTTGTGCATTTATGCAATTATAGATATATGCATCTGTATGGATTTGCATTTATGTAATTATAGAATGATGCATTTACAGGATATACAATTATGTAATTACAGCATAGGTTCATGCTTTATGCAATTACATACCACCGGATTGGAAGCATGGAAAATTATAAAAACAAGTTGGGCAGCCTCGCTGATAAATTAAGAAATGAACCGGCTAAAACCCCTATTCAGGAAGTTCATCCGGTAAAGGAACTGCCGGTTGATAAAGAAGAAGCGCAACTCAACACCTGGATACCTAAGCGTCTCCTGAAACGGATGAGAACGTACGGAGTTGATCAGGACCTGTCTTTAAAGGATATTAATATACTCGCCCTGACATATTTTCTTGATGCAAAATCGCCGGAGAATGAAGGTTAAAGGTGTTCTTCTAATGGAAGCATTTGTCCAATTCCAGATAGCGAAATGATGGTTTTAACATAATCGACAGACATGGAGAGGGCTTTTAAACCGCTGTCTTTTTGCGGTTAGCAAGATGTACGTTTGTGTCACAAACGGATCTTGCCCTTCCTTCCGAAGTCAGTCCGGGGATAGTATCAAACACTCCGGAGTCGGTTTGATAACGATTGATTGATATGGAGGAAAAATCAGAAAACAGGTGCCGCTGGCTGAACATACGGTTAAAGCCTGGTGAATATAAAGTACTGGAGGCACGCTTCAGTAACACGACTTTTCAAACGATGAGCGAATACCATAGAGCGCTTTTGATGGGTAAACCGGTAACCGTTTTGAATCGCGACCAGTCTATGGATGAAGTACTGCAGGAACTGATCCTGCTCCGGAAAGCGTTAAATCCAATTGGTAATAATTTGAATCAGGCGGTCCGGAACATCAATGCTGCGCATGGGTTTCCGGATATCCGTCTCTGGATAACATTACTCGAAATTATCAACGGAAAGCTGGAGCCGGCCATCTGCGAGATCAGGGACAGAATGACAAATTATGCGAATTTATGGTTGCAAAAATTAAAAGCGGAAAAAGCCTGATCGGTGCGCTGAACTATAATGAGCACAAGATCGAACAGGGAAAAGCGACATTGCTGGAGGCCAGTGGCTATCTCAAAGATCACCGGGATCTTTCATTCTATGATAAGTTGTACAGACTGAAGGATCAGGCGGGGAAAAACCAGCGTGTAAAAACCAATACGGTACACATTTCGCTGAACTTTGACCCCGCTGAAAATCCTGACAAAGAAAAATTAGTAGCTATCGCGGACGCCTATATGAAAGGGATCGGCTTTGCAGATCAGCCCTACCTGATTTACCAGCATACTGATGCAGGGCATGCGCACATCCATATCGTGTCCACCAATATCGAATCTAATGGAGACCGGATCAGTTTGCACAATCTCGGAAGAAATCAATCGGAAAGGGCAAGGCAGGAAATAGAAGAACGCTTCGGTTTAGTAAAAGCGAGTTCAAAAAGCAAAGATTTGAAACCGGAAAAGATCATGCTCAATTCCGTTCAATATGGAAAGACGGAAACTAAACGGGCAATTACCAATATCGTTAACGAGGTGGTCCGAAATTACAAGTTCACCAGCTTACCAGAACTCAATGCTGTTCTTAATCAATTTAATATAACGGCAGATAGAGGCACCAAAGCTTCTGTAATAAACGGGAAGAAGGGGTTGAATTATTACGTATTGGGCAGTGATGGTGAGAAAACCGGTGTGCCGATCAAGGCAAGTACCATCTATAGTAAACCTACACTAAGGCGATTGGAAAATAGCTTTGTACTGAATGAGGCATTGCGACGACCATTCAAAGATCGGTTTCGTGAAAAGATTGATCGTGCTTGCGCTGTCAGCGGTTCCAGTTCTGCATTTCAAAAACAGCTTGTGAAGGCCGGAATGCATGCGGTGATCCGTCAAAATGAAGAAGGAAGAATTTACGGGATCACTTTCGTGGATCATCAGCTTAAGGCGGTTTTTAACGGAAGTGACCTCGGTAAAAATTACAGTGCGGCAAGCGTTTTAAACCGGCTGAATATCAGCTCTGGCAGCGAAGGGCCTGAAAATATGGTACCAGCGATATCGTTAAGCGCCGACAATATTCAAACTACCGACAATGGTTCTGGGCTTTCAACCGTAACGTCACTGCTCGAGATCTTATTTCATACGGAACAACAAGAAGCTGGTGGGCCTGACCAGCTGATGCAAAAGAAGAAAAGAAAAAAACGAAAGAGGCTAAACCTATAAAATATGACGTCATGCAAACAGGAGAAAATGAACAGGCTTTGCGAA is drawn from Mucilaginibacter ginsenosidivorax and contains these coding sequences:
- a CDS encoding FecR family protein, with translation MSNNSTLIKILFEKYTGGTASPEEVKQLFKMVAEGEHDDEMKNALLENLQATELQDDYDNERWDKVFNKVKTESAIWEKEELPHKNNWLKRISVAASIAATLGVGFYFYQQVNKPIVNNKIAQNDVAPGKNTAMLTLANGRKIFLSDAIKGVLAKEAGVKISKTANGQIVYEVQDNTENSNMINILTTARGETYQVRLPDGTDVWLNAASSLKYPASFASASQRRVTLTGEAYFQVAKDKTHPFIVKTAQQEVQVLGTHFNINSYADEPTTKTTLLEGSVQVKGLHNEHKILKPGDQSVLTATGIEIRNADTEEVVAWKNNEFMFGNDDFRTIMRKIARWYNIEVIYEPSAPVNLQLGGFSSRSRNISTVLKMMAKTGEVRFKVEGQKVYVSK
- a CDS encoding RNA polymerase sigma-70 factor, translated to MANTIYKLINETALFAELAKGNESAFETIYHHYNKRLSPFVDKMVRSPELAEEIIQDIFVQLWMNRHLLEEVKHPTSYLFNIATNKTLDYLKKIANNAKLMDKIAYRSTELTNDTEERVIFRESAAIIEMAVSALPEQRKLIYHLSRNEGLTHEQIAERLNISRNTVKNQLVTALKSIRMFTEKRASVFSVAVFVLLTSK
- a CDS encoding ParA family protein; the encoded protein is MGKIITIAHQKGGVGKSTMAINLALCFQDQLKVALVDSDLQGSIYHVKDDFPGLEILSAEQVSVVPELNYDLVIIDTPPYLSNKLADLFSISDFVLVPTKAGFFDVMAIRATVALIKFAQAKNTALKAGIVLNMIKPRSGVTKDVTALLKSLGTPLLSTMVHDRVSITRSSITGGVLHGTDAKAKEEIILLAEEIINLIST
- a CDS encoding plasmid mobilization protein, with product MEEKSENRCRWLNIRLKPGEYKVLEARFSNTTFQTMSEYHRALLMGKPVTVLNRDQSMDEVLQELILLRKALNPIGNNLNQAVRNINAAHGFPDIRLWITLLEIINGKLEPAICEIRDRMTNYANLWLQKLKAEKA
- a CDS encoding relaxase/mobilization nuclease domain-containing protein, coding for MVAKIKSGKSLIGALNYNEHKIEQGKATLLEASGYLKDHRDLSFYDKLYRLKDQAGKNQRVKTNTVHISLNFDPAENPDKEKLVAIADAYMKGIGFADQPYLIYQHTDAGHAHIHIVSTNIESNGDRISLHNLGRNQSERARQEIEERFGLVKASSKSKDLKPEKIMLNSVQYGKTETKRAITNIVNEVVRNYKFTSLPELNAVLNQFNITADRGTKASVINGKKGLNYYVLGSDGEKTGVPIKASTIYSKPTLRRLENSFVLNEALRRPFKDRFREKIDRACAVSGSSSAFQKQLVKAGMHAVIRQNEEGRIYGITFVDHQLKAVFNGSDLGKNYSAASVLNRLNISSGSEGPENMVPAISLSADNIQTTDNGSGLSTVTSLLEILFHTEQQEAGGPDQLMQKKKRKKRKRLNL